One genomic segment of Ferrimonas sp. YFM includes these proteins:
- a CDS encoding manganese-dependent inorganic pyrophosphatase — MNTLLKTALALSLATALSVTAADLDIRDGRQPLSADTLWMGHITPDTDTVVSAIAAAEIYGGQARVTGDLNKETRYVLDSLFMATPPLAQDLSSAKVALVDFNQTTQLMQGVQLDNIEAIIDHHALRDNPITFSRPVAVNIKPWGSAASIIADDALTHGLTLSKTTAGLLLAGVLSDTLNLSSVTTTDHDRRLVAQLASIAELHPDDFAQAMFQAKSDLSDKSAYEIVVGDYKNYSINGKAVGFGVAEVLDSGQLLQRTNELKQALTKAKQTQKREHIFFAIVDMQQKTAYVLTSDNTDAKLAEKAYGKAANSEGITVLSDTLSRKRQMMPAIKRAL; from the coding sequence ATGAACACCTTACTGAAAACCGCATTGGCCCTTAGCCTGGCCACCGCCTTGTCAGTCACCGCCGCCGATCTGGACATCCGCGACGGCCGCCAACCCCTGTCCGCCGATACCCTGTGGATGGGTCATATCACTCCGGACACCGACACCGTGGTTTCCGCCATCGCCGCCGCCGAGATCTATGGCGGCCAGGCGAGGGTCACCGGCGATCTGAACAAGGAAACCCGTTACGTTCTGGACAGCCTGTTCATGGCCACTCCGCCGCTGGCGCAGGATCTGAGTTCAGCCAAAGTCGCTCTGGTGGACTTCAACCAGACCACCCAATTGATGCAGGGAGTTCAGCTGGACAATATCGAAGCGATCATTGACCACCATGCCCTGCGCGACAACCCCATCACCTTCTCACGGCCGGTGGCAGTCAACATCAAGCCCTGGGGTTCCGCCGCTTCTATTATCGCCGATGACGCCCTGACTCATGGCCTGACCCTGTCGAAAACCACCGCCGGACTGCTGCTGGCCGGTGTCCTGTCTGACACCCTCAACCTCAGTTCAGTCACCACCACAGATCATGACCGCCGACTGGTGGCCCAGCTTGCGTCCATCGCCGAACTCCACCCAGACGACTTTGCCCAGGCGATGTTCCAGGCAAAATCCGACCTGTCGGACAAGTCCGCGTATGAGATTGTGGTGGGGGATTACAAGAACTACAGCATCAATGGTAAAGCGGTTGGGTTTGGCGTCGCCGAGGTACTGGACAGTGGCCAGCTTCTGCAGCGCACCAACGAACTGAAACAAGCGCTGACCAAGGCCAAACAGACCCAGAAGCGTGAGCACATCTTCTTCGCCATTGTCGATATGCAGCAGAAAACCGCCTACGTTTTGACCAGCGATAACACAGACGCCAAGTTGGCCGAGAAAGCCTATGGCAAAGCAGCCAACTCAGAGGGAATCACCGTGCTCAGCGATACCCTGTCCCGTAAACGGCAGATGA
- a CDS encoding response regulator transcription factor — translation MDQHARSILIADDHPLFRQALKQSLSLFMADTRWLEADSADTLEQRLRAEADIDLVLLDLQMPGSHGYSTLIHLRSHYPAIPVMVISAHEDGQTVGKAIHYGAQGFIPKSAQPQQLAEALQLVLDGELYLPPGMEGLADEEHGEDDIGARLAELTPQQYKVLQMFAEGLLNKQIAYELDVSEATIKAHATAIFKKLGVRNRTQAVIALQGLDMDNKPV, via the coding sequence ATGGACCAGCACGCTCGCTCTATCCTCATCGCCGACGACCATCCTCTGTTTCGTCAGGCGCTGAAGCAGTCTCTCAGCCTGTTTATGGCGGATACGCGCTGGTTGGAAGCGGACAGCGCTGACACCCTGGAACAGCGATTGCGTGCCGAAGCGGATATCGACCTGGTGCTGCTGGATCTGCAGATGCCCGGTTCCCATGGCTACTCCACCCTGATTCACCTGAGGAGTCACTACCCTGCCATTCCGGTGATGGTGATCTCCGCCCACGAGGATGGTCAGACCGTGGGTAAGGCGATTCACTACGGCGCTCAGGGCTTTATCCCCAAGTCCGCCCAACCACAACAGCTGGCAGAAGCCCTGCAACTGGTGCTCGATGGCGAACTCTACCTGCCTCCGGGCATGGAAGGACTGGCTGACGAGGAACATGGCGAGGATGACATCGGCGCCCGACTGGCGGAACTGACCCCGCAGCAGTACAAGGTTTTGCAGATGTTTGCCGAGGGATTGCTCAATAAGCAGATCGCCTACGAGCTGGACGTCTCTGAAGCCACCATCAAGGCCCACGCCACCGCCATCTTCAAGAAGCTGGGAGTACGAAACCGTACCCAGGCGGTGATCGCCCTTCAAGGGCTGGATATGGACAACAAGCCGGTCTGA
- a CDS encoding 3-deoxy-7-phosphoheptulonate synthase, whose product MTFKTDELRTTLLCKVISPAELAREYPLSDGAAEGLLSARRQVEAILSGEDPRLLVIIGPCSIHDADAALEYAERLAGLQKELAEDLMIVMRVYFEKPRTIVGWKGLISDPDLDGSFSANKGLRKARKLLTDITELRLPIATEFLDMVNGQYIADLITWGAIGARTTESQIHREMASALSCPVGFKNGTDGNLQIAIDAVRASRVPHIFYSPDKEGQMAVYRTHGNPFGHIILRGGKCPNYQAQHVIDAGERLTESGISPRLVVDFSHGNSRKEHRRQLEVAKDIMEQMQQAHGHTIAGVMAESFLNEGNQKVIPGQSLIYGKSITDACLGWEESEVLLRDLAEASRARRQR is encoded by the coding sequence ATGACTTTTAAAACCGATGAACTGCGGACCACCCTGCTGTGTAAGGTGATCTCCCCGGCTGAGCTGGCCCGCGAATACCCTCTCTCCGATGGCGCAGCAGAGGGGCTCCTGAGCGCCCGACGCCAGGTAGAGGCGATTTTAAGTGGCGAAGATCCCCGATTGCTGGTGATCATTGGCCCCTGTTCCATCCATGATGCGGACGCCGCCCTGGAGTATGCCGAGCGCCTGGCCGGACTGCAGAAGGAGCTGGCCGAGGACCTGATGATCGTAATGCGGGTCTACTTCGAGAAGCCGCGCACCATAGTGGGCTGGAAAGGCCTGATCTCCGATCCGGACCTGGATGGCAGCTTCAGCGCCAACAAGGGGCTGCGTAAGGCCCGTAAACTGCTGACCGACATTACCGAGCTGCGCCTGCCCATCGCCACCGAGTTCCTGGACATGGTCAATGGTCAGTACATCGCCGACCTGATCACCTGGGGCGCCATTGGGGCCCGTACCACGGAAAGCCAGATCCACCGCGAGATGGCCTCCGCCCTCTCCTGCCCTGTGGGCTTTAAGAATGGCACCGACGGTAACCTGCAGATCGCCATCGATGCGGTGCGCGCCTCCCGGGTACCCCACATCTTCTACTCCCCGGACAAAGAGGGGCAGATGGCGGTGTACCGCACCCATGGCAACCCCTTCGGCCACATCATCCTGCGCGGCGGCAAGTGCCCCAACTACCAGGCTCAGCATGTGATTGACGCCGGTGAGCGACTGACCGAGTCCGGCATCAGTCCCCGCTTGGTGGTGGACTTCTCCCACGGCAACAGCCGTAAGGAGCACCGCCGTCAGTTGGAGGTGGCCAAGGACATCATGGAGCAGATGCAGCAGGCCCACGGCCATACCATTGCCGGTGTGATGGCCGAGAGCTTCCTCAATGAGGGCAATCAGAAGGTAATTCCCGGTCAGAGCCTGATCTACGGCAAGAGCATCACCGACGCCTGCCTGGGTTGGGAAGAGAGCGAAGTACTGCTTCGCGACCTGGCCGAAGCCAGCCGGGCCCGCAGACAACGCTGA
- a CDS encoding SPFH domain-containing protein produces the protein MMNNSAKTQLATKAAPIAIGLFLLGVVITSTFYTVDEGHVGIVKRFGQAQQQVNPGLHVKIPLADSVQKLEIRTRKNVETLKAATHEQMPVDVDVSINWTVIRSEAFDLYRNYGGLDQFENRILDPRLRSAAKDAIARYKAEEIVQNRGKVIAKIEENVISTMSEFPVKLDSVQIENLVLPQKYLQSIETKQTEKNLAAAEKHRLERQKLEAQREVNTAEAKRDAEKARADGNAYAILTEAQAEAEAIKVKGLAEAEAMREKAGAIAQSPLLVEYVRAQNWDGKLPSTMMGSEQNVLWNLDQKSAMR, from the coding sequence ATGATGAACAACTCGGCGAAGACCCAACTGGCCACCAAGGCTGCACCTATCGCCATCGGTCTGTTTCTGTTGGGTGTGGTGATCACATCCACTTTCTACACAGTAGATGAAGGCCATGTGGGCATCGTCAAACGCTTTGGTCAGGCACAGCAACAAGTTAACCCCGGCCTGCACGTCAAGATTCCCCTGGCAGACTCGGTGCAGAAGCTGGAGATTCGCACCCGCAAGAACGTGGAAACCCTGAAGGCCGCCACCCACGAGCAGATGCCGGTGGATGTGGACGTCTCCATCAACTGGACGGTGATCCGCAGCGAAGCGTTCGACCTGTACCGCAACTACGGTGGCCTGGACCAGTTTGAAAACCGCATTCTGGATCCCAGGTTGAGATCGGCGGCCAAAGACGCCATCGCCCGCTATAAGGCGGAGGAGATCGTTCAGAACCGGGGCAAGGTGATCGCCAAAATCGAGGAGAACGTCATCAGCACCATGAGTGAGTTCCCGGTGAAACTGGACAGTGTGCAGATAGAGAACCTGGTGCTGCCGCAGAAGTATCTGCAGAGCATCGAGACCAAGCAGACGGAGAAAAACCTGGCGGCAGCCGAAAAGCACCGTCTGGAACGCCAGAAACTGGAGGCCCAACGGGAGGTCAACACCGCAGAAGCCAAGCGAGACGCGGAGAAGGCCAGGGCCGACGGTAACGCCTATGCCATCCTCACCGAAGCCCAGGCGGAAGCGGAAGCGATCAAGGTGAAAGGCCTGGCGGAAGCGGAAGCGATGCGCGAAAAGGCTGGCGCCATTGCTCAGAGTCCTCTGCTGGTGGAGTACGTCCGCGCCCAGAACTGGGACGGGAAACTGCCCAGCACCATGATGGGCAGCGAGCAGAACGTCCTGTGGAATCTGGACCAGAAGTCCGCCATGCGCTAA
- a CDS encoding superoxide dismutase, Ni yields MMKRVLMLLTLCLGMLSPLAWSHCQVPCGIYDDHARVKQMLEDAATVAKASAMMAELAGKGDAQSQNQMVRWVMNKEQHAQKVISTISDYFLTQRVKSSQKDYQQRLVKHHEVIVAAMKAKQNADPKFADALSKAIEALAPYYPEHKH; encoded by the coding sequence ATGATGAAAAGAGTATTGATGCTGCTTACCCTGTGTCTGGGCATGCTGTCGCCCCTGGCCTGGTCACACTGTCAGGTGCCCTGTGGCATTTACGATGATCATGCCAGGGTCAAGCAGATGCTGGAGGACGCCGCCACGGTGGCCAAGGCCAGCGCCATGATGGCGGAGCTGGCTGGCAAAGGGGATGCTCAGTCACAGAACCAGATGGTACGCTGGGTCATGAACAAGGAGCAGCACGCTCAGAAGGTGATCTCTACCATCAGTGATTACTTCCTGACCCAGAGGGTGAAGTCCAGCCAGAAGGATTACCAGCAGCGACTGGTGAAGCACCATGAGGTGATAGTGGCGGCGATGAAGGCCAAGCAGAACGCTGATCCCAAGTTCGCCGATGCCCTGTCCAAGGCGATTGAGGCGCTGGCCCCTTACTACCCGGAGCACAAGCACTGA
- a CDS encoding pyruvate, water dikinase regulatory protein — MTRKVFYISDGTAITAEVFGHAVLSQFPVDFEQKTIPFVETLAKAEEVRNQINDCFITTGERPLIFHSIVNPEIRAIIYSSEGLDYDFLNTFVAPLEQQLGIKADPKAHRTHSMANESYNARIDAIHYAMDNDDGVTLKNLEEADVILIGVSRCGKTPSSLYLSMQFGIKVANYPFIAEDMENLKLPPELKKYKKKLFGLTINPQRLTEIRQSRLADSKYASARQCRMEVKEVELLFKKEKIPFLNTTNNSVEEIATKILSETGLERSMF, encoded by the coding sequence ATGACCCGCAAAGTATTCTACATCTCCGACGGAACAGCCATTACTGCAGAAGTGTTTGGGCACGCGGTTTTGTCCCAGTTTCCAGTAGATTTCGAACAAAAGACCATCCCATTTGTGGAAACTCTGGCGAAAGCTGAGGAAGTTCGAAACCAGATCAATGACTGTTTTATTACGACGGGAGAGCGTCCTCTGATCTTTCACTCCATTGTGAACCCGGAGATCCGAGCCATCATCTACTCGTCGGAAGGACTGGATTACGACTTCCTGAACACCTTTGTGGCCCCCCTGGAACAGCAGTTAGGGATCAAGGCAGACCCCAAGGCCCACAGAACCCACTCCATGGCCAACGAGTCCTACAACGCCCGTATCGACGCCATCCACTACGCCATGGACAACGACGACGGGGTGACCCTGAAAAACCTGGAAGAGGCGGACGTGATCCTGATTGGCGTCTCCCGCTGCGGCAAGACCCCCTCCAGCCTCTACCTCTCCATGCAGTTCGGCATCAAGGTAGCCAACTACCCCTTCATTGCCGAAGATATGGAAAATCTCAAGCTGCCGCCTGAGCTGAAGAAGTATAAGAAGAAGCTGTTTGGTCTCACCATCAACCCTCAGCGCCTCACCGAAATCCGTCAGAGCCGTCTGGCCGACTCCAAGTACGCCTCCGCCCGCCAGTGTCGGATGGAAGTGAAAGAGGTGGAACTGCTGTTCAAGAAGGAGAAGATTCCCTTCCTGAACACCACCAACAACTCGGTGGAGGAGATCGCCACCAAGATCCTGTCGGAAACCGGGCTGGAACGGAGCATGTTCTAA
- the ppsA gene encoding phosphoenolpyruvate synthase, with translation MTQYVLWYQELGMNDVNRVGGKNASLGEMISNLANAGVQVPGGFATTAEAYDEFLEQSGLNERIHTVLDTLDVDDVNALAKAGGEIRQWIIDTPFQPALEEAIQEAYNELNQGGAEDASFAVRSSATAEDMPDASFAGQQETFLNVRGIDAVMVAIKHVFASLFNDRAISYRVHQGYDHRGVALSAGIQRMVRSDKASSGVMFSIDTESGHEDVVFVTSAYGLGEMVVQGAVNPDEFYVHKPTLTQGHKAVLRRNLGSKLVQMVYSGDEAHGKQVEIIDVDVEQQKQFSVTDEEVLELAKQAMIIEKHYGRPMDIEWAKDGIDGKLYIVQARPETVRSNEDAQVMERFNLEGTSDVVTEGRAIGHKIGAGVAKVLDSIEDMDKIQPGDVLVTDMTDPDWEPIMKRASAIVTNRGGRTCHAAIIARELGIPAVVGCGDATAKITNGKEVTVSCAEGDTGYIYDGKLGFSVTTSRVDDLPELPMKIMMNVGNPDRAFDFGRLPNEGIGLARLEFIINRMIGVHPKALLNYDDQEADVKAEIDELMAGYANPVEFYIARLAEGVACIAASVYPKRVIVRLSDFKSNEYANLVGGDRYEPEEENPMLGFRGASRYIDDSFRDCFALECEAIKRVRGEMGLTNVEIMIPFVRTLGEAEGVIAELAKNGLKRGQDGLQVQMMCELPSNALLADQFLDHFDGFSIGSNDMTQLALGLDRDSGIISHLFDERNDAVKALLSMAIQAAKARGKYVGICGQGPSDHEDFAAWLAEEGIDSVSLNPDTVVETWLYLGKSLTQK, from the coding sequence GTGACCCAATATGTACTCTGGTACCAAGAACTTGGCATGAACGACGTCAACCGAGTTGGCGGTAAGAATGCGTCTCTCGGTGAGATGATCAGCAACCTGGCTAACGCCGGCGTTCAGGTACCCGGTGGTTTCGCTACCACTGCGGAGGCCTATGATGAGTTCCTTGAGCAAAGTGGACTGAACGAGCGTATTCACACCGTTCTGGACACCCTGGATGTTGATGACGTGAACGCCCTGGCCAAGGCCGGTGGCGAGATCCGCCAGTGGATCATCGATACCCCCTTCCAGCCCGCCCTCGAAGAGGCGATCCAGGAAGCCTACAACGAGCTCAACCAGGGTGGTGCAGAAGACGCATCCTTCGCGGTTCGCTCCTCCGCCACCGCCGAAGACATGCCCGATGCGTCCTTCGCCGGTCAGCAGGAAACCTTCCTGAACGTTCGCGGCATCGATGCCGTGATGGTGGCCATCAAGCACGTATTCGCGTCTCTGTTTAATGACCGTGCCATCTCCTACCGTGTTCACCAGGGCTACGACCACCGCGGTGTGGCTCTGTCCGCTGGTATCCAGCGCATGGTGCGTTCCGACAAGGCCTCTTCCGGTGTGATGTTCTCCATCGACACCGAATCCGGCCACGAAGACGTGGTCTTTGTGACCTCCGCCTATGGTCTGGGTGAGATGGTGGTACAGGGTGCAGTAAACCCTGACGAATTCTATGTACACAAGCCAACTCTGACTCAGGGCCACAAGGCGGTATTGCGCCGTAACCTGGGTTCCAAGCTGGTTCAGATGGTGTACTCCGGTGACGAAGCCCACGGCAAACAGGTTGAGATCATCGACGTAGACGTCGAGCAGCAGAAGCAGTTCTCCGTCACCGACGAAGAGGTGCTGGAACTGGCCAAGCAGGCGATGATCATCGAGAAGCACTACGGTCGTCCCATGGACATCGAGTGGGCCAAAGATGGCATCGACGGCAAGCTGTACATCGTACAGGCCCGTCCAGAGACCGTGCGCTCCAACGAAGACGCCCAGGTGATGGAGCGCTTCAACCTGGAAGGCACCAGCGACGTGGTGACCGAAGGTCGCGCCATCGGTCACAAGATTGGTGCCGGTGTGGCCAAGGTTCTGGACTCCATCGAAGATATGGACAAGATCCAGCCCGGCGACGTTCTGGTTACTGACATGACCGACCCTGACTGGGAGCCGATCATGAAGCGCGCCAGCGCCATCGTGACCAACCGTGGTGGCCGTACCTGTCACGCCGCCATTATCGCCCGTGAGCTGGGTATCCCTGCGGTAGTGGGCTGTGGCGACGCCACCGCCAAGATCACCAATGGTAAGGAAGTGACCGTTTCCTGTGCCGAAGGTGACACCGGCTACATCTACGACGGCAAGCTTGGCTTCTCCGTGACCACCTCCCGGGTGGACGACCTGCCTGAGCTGCCCATGAAGATCATGATGAACGTGGGTAACCCTGACCGCGCGTTCGACTTCGGTCGTCTGCCCAATGAAGGCATCGGCCTGGCTCGTCTGGAGTTCATCATCAACCGCATGATCGGTGTGCACCCCAAGGCGCTGCTGAACTACGACGATCAGGAAGCCGATGTGAAGGCGGAGATCGACGAGCTGATGGCCGGTTACGCCAACCCGGTTGAGTTCTACATTGCCCGTCTGGCCGAAGGTGTGGCGTGCATCGCCGCCTCCGTGTACCCCAAGCGCGTGATTGTTCGTCTGTCTGACTTTAAGTCCAACGAATACGCCAACCTGGTCGGTGGTGACCGTTACGAGCCTGAGGAAGAGAACCCAATGCTGGGCTTCCGCGGTGCGTCTCGTTACATCGATGACTCCTTCCGTGACTGCTTCGCCCTGGAGTGTGAAGCCATCAAGCGTGTTCGCGGCGAGATGGGCCTGACCAACGTTGAGATTATGATTCCATTCGTTCGTACTCTGGGCGAAGCGGAAGGCGTAATTGCCGAGCTGGCCAAGAACGGCCTGAAGCGTGGTCAAGACGGTCTGCAGGTACAGATGATGTGCGAGCTGCCCTCCAACGCCCTGCTGGCGGATCAGTTCCTGGATCACTTCGATGGCTTCTCCATCGGCTCCAACGACATGACTCAGCTGGCTCTGGGTCTGGACCGTGACTCCGGCATCATCAGCCACCTGTTCGACGAGCGCAACGACGCGGTTAAGGCGCTGCTCTCCATGGCGATTCAGGCGGCCAAGGCTCGCGGTAAGTATGTGGGCATCTGTGGTCAGGGTCCTTCCGACCATGAAGATTTCGCGGCGTGGCTGGCGGAAGAGGGGATCGATTCTGTCTCCCTGAACCCAGACACCGTGGTCGAGACCTGGCTGTACCTGGGCAAGTCTCTGACCCAGAAATAA
- a CDS encoding FAD-binding and (Fe-S)-binding domain-containing protein, which translates to MIPSLPTAQTLDARYQNFTEQLAQQGFSGEIDLSYSARLAMAVDNSVYQFMPQAVVYPKDAHDLQLMLRLAASPAFKGIHFAPRGGGTGTNGQALNFGLVVDTSRHFQGVSDIDAQARSVQVECGVVKDALNDALRPHDLFFAPDLSTSNRATIGGMISTDASGAGSLVYGKTSDHVLGVTCILDDGTLLTTGPWDAEARQALTGRAKELADAVLTLCRDKQAQIKQTFPELNRFLTGYDLRHAYDADNDTLDLTRLICGSEGTLAFVVSAKLDLTRIPTHRALVNISYDSFDSALRHAPIMVAAEATAVETIDSTVLGLAKDDIIWHQVSELVPSAFDDAMAGINMVEFAGSQEEVETKLANLERLLAEGAKGVLGHRVCLDKGEIARVYQMRKKAVGLLGNAKGARKPIAFAEDTAVPPAQLADFIAEFRTLLDGHKLRYGMFGHVDAGVLHVRPALDMCDPADEALLRTVSDEVEALTRKYGGLMWGEHGRGVRSEYGPAVFGELFDDLRRIKGWFDPHNCMNPGKICTPFESQEDVYSIDEIKRGSFDRQLPQAARSQFDKAISCNGNGLCFDYNANNPMCPSYKVTGNRVWSPKGRATLMREWLRLLEQEGVNTADLDAVPMASLRQRIKASLGQHRRQDFSHELYEAMQTCLACKACSGGCPVKVDVPDFRARFLHLYHKRYLRPAKDYLVAGIESALGWMAKVPRLVNLMTQNPLSGWAAGKLFGYVDTPALSVPTLAQRLPAELRLDESELARLSDEELANTLVIVQDPFTSYYDAVVVERGAQLLQALGYRVRVMDYQPNGKPQHIKGFMDKFTETATRSARALNRVASFGVTLIGVDPALVLTYRDEYNLVLGDARGDFQVLLFNEFLVTQLERWPQKPKGEAAYKLMTHCTENSLRPQAVAEWQKLFNHFGGELIHQAGGCCGMAGTFGHEKGNLAISKDLYDLSWKPAIEAASEEVLVSGYSCRSQVKRYEKQRPRHPLEALLDLVG; encoded by the coding sequence ATGATCCCATCATTGCCTACAGCGCAGACACTGGACGCGCGCTATCAGAATTTTACGGAACAATTGGCCCAACAGGGGTTTAGTGGCGAGATCGATCTCAGCTACAGCGCCCGGTTGGCGATGGCGGTGGACAACAGCGTCTATCAGTTTATGCCTCAGGCGGTGGTCTACCCCAAGGATGCCCACGACCTGCAGCTGATGCTGCGCCTGGCGGCTTCCCCGGCGTTTAAGGGGATCCACTTCGCCCCCAGGGGCGGGGGGACCGGCACCAATGGTCAGGCCCTGAACTTTGGCCTGGTGGTGGACACCAGCCGTCACTTCCAAGGGGTGTCAGACATCGATGCCCAGGCACGCAGTGTCCAGGTGGAGTGTGGCGTGGTCAAAGATGCCCTGAACGACGCACTGCGTCCCCACGACCTGTTCTTTGCCCCGGATCTCTCTACCTCCAACCGCGCCACCATCGGCGGCATGATCAGCACCGACGCTTCCGGCGCCGGCTCTCTGGTCTATGGCAAGACTTCGGATCATGTTCTGGGCGTCACCTGCATATTGGATGACGGCACCCTGCTGACTACGGGCCCCTGGGACGCCGAGGCCCGCCAGGCGCTCACCGGTCGGGCCAAGGAGCTGGCGGACGCCGTATTGACCCTGTGCCGCGACAAGCAGGCGCAGATCAAGCAGACCTTCCCGGAACTGAACCGTTTCCTGACCGGCTACGACCTGCGTCACGCCTATGACGCCGACAACGATACCCTGGATCTGACCCGGCTGATCTGTGGCAGTGAGGGCACCCTGGCCTTTGTGGTCAGCGCCAAGCTGGATCTCACCCGGATTCCGACCCACCGTGCCCTGGTCAACATCAGCTACGACAGCTTCGATTCTGCCCTGCGCCACGCCCCCATCATGGTAGCGGCGGAGGCCACCGCGGTGGAGACCATCGACTCCACCGTTTTGGGTCTGGCCAAGGATGACATTATCTGGCATCAGGTCTCCGAGCTGGTGCCCAGCGCCTTCGATGACGCCATGGCGGGCATCAACATGGTGGAGTTTGCCGGAAGCCAGGAGGAGGTCGAGACCAAGCTGGCCAACCTGGAGCGGCTGCTGGCCGAGGGGGCCAAGGGGGTGCTGGGCCACAGAGTCTGTCTGGACAAGGGGGAGATCGCCCGGGTCTACCAGATGCGTAAGAAGGCGGTGGGCCTGCTGGGCAATGCCAAGGGCGCCCGCAAACCCATCGCCTTTGCCGAGGACACCGCGGTGCCGCCGGCGCAGCTGGCGGACTTCATCGCCGAGTTCCGCACCCTGCTCGATGGCCACAAACTGAGATACGGCATGTTTGGCCATGTGGACGCCGGGGTGCTGCACGTGCGTCCCGCCCTGGACATGTGCGACCCGGCAGATGAGGCCCTATTGCGCACCGTCTCTGACGAGGTGGAGGCGCTGACTCGCAAGTACGGCGGTCTGATGTGGGGCGAGCATGGCCGAGGGGTACGCTCCGAGTATGGCCCGGCGGTGTTCGGCGAGCTGTTCGATGACCTGCGCCGCATCAAGGGCTGGTTCGACCCGCACAACTGCATGAACCCGGGCAAGATCTGCACCCCCTTCGAATCTCAGGAGGATGTGTACAGCATCGATGAAATCAAGCGGGGCAGCTTCGACCGTCAGTTGCCACAGGCGGCCCGCAGCCAGTTCGACAAGGCGATCAGCTGCAACGGCAACGGTCTGTGCTTTGACTACAACGCCAACAACCCCATGTGCCCCTCCTACAAGGTTACCGGCAACCGGGTGTGGTCACCCAAGGGCAGGGCAACCCTGATGCGCGAGTGGCTGAGGCTGCTGGAGCAGGAGGGGGTGAACACCGCCGATCTGGATGCGGTGCCCATGGCCTCCCTGCGTCAGCGCATCAAGGCCAGTCTGGGCCAGCACAGGCGCCAGGATTTCTCCCATGAGCTCTATGAGGCGATGCAGACCTGTTTGGCCTGTAAGGCGTGCAGCGGTGGCTGCCCGGTCAAGGTGGATGTGCCCGACTTCCGAGCCCGATTCCTGCACCTGTATCACAAGCGCTATCTGAGACCGGCCAAGGACTACCTGGTGGCTGGCATCGAGTCGGCCCTGGGGTGGATGGCCAAGGTGCCTCGCCTGGTGAACCTGATGACCCAGAATCCGCTGTCCGGCTGGGCGGCGGGCAAGCTGTTCGGCTATGTGGATACCCCGGCACTGTCGGTGCCCACCCTGGCACAACGTCTGCCGGCAGAGCTGCGCCTGGATGAGTCGGAGCTGGCCAGGCTGAGCGATGAGGAGCTGGCCAATACCCTGGTGATCGTGCAGGACCCCTTCACCAGCTACTACGATGCGGTGGTGGTGGAGCGTGGCGCCCAGTTGCTGCAGGCCCTGGGTTACCGGGTGCGGGTAATGGATTATCAGCCCAACGGCAAGCCACAGCACATCAAGGGCTTTATGGATAAGTTCACCGAGACCGCTACCCGCAGCGCCCGGGCGCTGAACCGGGTGGCCAGCTTCGGAGTGACCCTGATTGGGGTGGACCCGGCGTTGGTGCTCACCTACCGGGACGAATACAACCTGGTGCTGGGGGATGCCCGGGGTGACTTCCAGGTGCTGTTGTTCAACGAGTTCCTGGTGACTCAGCTTGAGCGCTGGCCACAAAAGCCCAAGGGGGAGGCTGCCTACAAGCTGATGACCCACTGTACCGAGAACAGTCTCCGCCCTCAGGCGGTGGCCGAATGGCAGAAACTGTTCAACCACTTTGGTGGCGAGCTGATTCATCAGGCTGGTGGCTGTTGCGGCATGGCCGGTACCTTCGGCCATGAGAAGGGCAATTTGGCCATCTCCAAAGATCTGTATGACCTCTCCTGGAAGCCGGCCATCGAAGCGGCCAGCGAGGAGGTACTGGTCTCTGGTTACTCCTGCCGCTCCCAGGTGAAGCGCTATGAGAAGCAGCGTCCCCGTCACCCTCTGGAGGCCTTGCTCGACTTAGTCGGCTAA